A genomic stretch from Telopea speciosissima isolate NSW1024214 ecotype Mountain lineage chromosome 7, Tspe_v1, whole genome shotgun sequence includes:
- the LOC122668941 gene encoding cytosolic sulfotransferase 15-like yields MANTQINQSLDDDSPMEKIENESQGLLLSSLPIEKGWTGLPLYQYQGFWCHAKGIQAAISFRKHFHALDSDIILVTTPKSGTTWLKALTFAILNRRRYIFSQNPLLTDNPHDLVPFFEFKLYTDNQLPNLADLPSPRLFATHIPYPWLPDSIKNSNCKIVHLCRNPRDTFVSYWHFTNKARPEFLGPLSLEKGFEMFSKGITGFGPFWDHALGYWNENLERPQKVLFLKYEELKEDITYQLKRLAKFMGCPFSIEEERDGVIDEISRLCSFDCLRNLDVNKSSAKSISYFENQTLFRKGEVGDWVNYLTTPMVERLDQLMEEKLGGSGLTFEVYPQLRK; encoded by the coding sequence ATGGCCAACACCCAAATCAACCAAAGTCTTGATGATGATTCTCCTATGGAAAAAATAGAGAATGAATCTCAAGGtctgcttctttcttctttgcccATAGAAAAAGGGTGGACTGGTCTTCCTCTTTATCAATATCAAGGCTTTTGGTGTCATGCCAAGGGAATACAAGCAGCAATATCCTTCCGAAAGCACTTCCATGCATTAGACAGTGATATTATATTAGTTACCACACCAAAATCAGGTACTACTTGGTTGAAGGCCTTGACTTTTGCTATCCTTAATCGTCGTCGATACattttttctcaaaaccctttGCTTACTGACAACCCTCATGATCTTGTTCCCTTTTTTGAATTTAAGCTTTATACAGACAACCAACTTCCCAATTTAGCAGATCTTCCTTCTCCAAGGCTTTTTGCCACTCATATTCCTTACCCATGGCTCCCAGACTCCATCAAGAACTCCAACTGCAAAATTGTCCATCTATGTCGAAATCCCAGAGACACCTTCGTCTCTTATTGGCACTTCACCAATAAGGCGAGACCTGAATTTCTTGGCCCACTTTCACTAGAGAAAGGTTTTGAGATGTTTTCTAAAGGAATAACAGGGTTTGGACCCTTTTGGGATCATGCCCTGGGTTACTGGAATGAGAACTTAGAAAGACCTCAAAAAGTGTTGTTTTTGAAGTACGAAGAATTGAAGGAAGACATCACTTATCAGTTGAAGAGACTTGCAAAGTTCATGGGATGCCCTTTTTccatagaagaagagagagatggtgtAATAGATGAGATATCAAGATTATGTAGTTTCGATTGTCTACGAAATCTGGATGTGAACAAGTCATCAGCAAAATCAATTTCCTACTTCGAAAATCAGACTTTATTcaggaaaggtgaggtgggtGATTGGGTGAATTATCTCACTACTCCAATGGTAGAACGGTTAGACCAACTCATGGAAGAAAAGCTAGGCGGTTCTGGCTTAACTTTTGAAGTGTATCCACAACTTAGAAAATAA